Proteins from a genomic interval of Streptomyces sp. NBC_01445:
- a CDS encoding discoidin domain-containing protein, translating into MFTTLVMALTVSGTATAVALSTSAPAARAAAVQAPSPLDVKDRGAAVPFKEQEAEYAATNGSLTGPDRIYGKLPSEASGRQAVTLDAVGEYVEFTLTAPANAMSFRYSLPDNAAGTGRDATIDLKVDGNQLKSVPVTSKYGWYYGGYPFNNNPGDTNPHHFYDETRTLLGSTLPAGTKIRLQVASVSDSPSFTVDLADFEQVAAPTGKPAGALDVVGDFGADPTGAADSTAKIQAAVDAGKAQNKEVYIPEGTFQVRDHIVVDKVTLRGAGPWYSVLTGRDPSDRSKAVGVYGKYAAQGGSSGVTLKDFAIIGDIRERVDNDQVNAIGGALSDSTVDNVWMQHTKCGAWMDGPMDHLTIKNSRILDQTADGVNFHQGVTNSTVTNTFVRNTGDDGLAMWAEAKPNVADKFTFNTVILPILANNIVTYGGKDIVLSDNVMSDTVTNGGGLHIANRYPGVNSGQGTAVSGTITAARNTLIRAGNNDFNWRFGVGAIWFSGLNEPVDATLNITDSEVLDSSYAAIHLIEGATNGLHFKNIRIDGAGTYALQIQAPGTATFENVTATHIAQSNPIHNCVGSGFQITRTGTNSGWYADPPACTGTWPDPVWTNGGVPQGGGDPTDPPTDPPSDPGNLAKGRPVAESGHADVYKATNAVDGDAGSYWESTNNAFPQTITVDLGSAKAVKRLVLKLPPAAAWATRTQTLSVSGSTDNSTFTTLRASAGYTFNPNSGNTTEVALTGTPTRYLRLTFTDNTGWPAAQLSELEAYTDQ; encoded by the coding sequence ATGTTCACGACATTAGTCATGGCGCTGACGGTGTCAGGAACGGCCACCGCCGTCGCGCTCTCCACCTCCGCCCCCGCGGCCAGGGCCGCAGCGGTCCAGGCCCCCTCCCCGCTCGACGTCAAGGACCGCGGCGCGGCCGTCCCCTTCAAGGAGCAGGAGGCCGAATACGCCGCCACCAACGGCTCGTTGACCGGCCCGGACCGTATCTACGGCAAGCTGCCCTCGGAGGCGTCCGGCCGTCAGGCGGTCACGCTGGACGCCGTCGGCGAGTACGTCGAGTTCACCCTCACCGCCCCGGCGAACGCGATGTCGTTCCGCTACTCGCTCCCGGACAACGCGGCGGGCACCGGCCGGGACGCGACGATCGACCTCAAGGTCGACGGCAACCAGCTCAAGAGCGTCCCCGTCACCTCCAAGTACGGCTGGTACTACGGGGGCTACCCGTTCAACAACAACCCGGGCGACACCAACCCGCACCACTTCTACGACGAGACCCGGACCCTGCTCGGCTCGACGCTGCCCGCCGGCACGAAGATCAGGCTCCAGGTCGCCTCGGTCTCGGACTCGCCCTCGTTCACCGTCGACCTCGCGGACTTCGAGCAGGTCGCGGCTCCGACCGGCAAACCGGCCGGAGCGCTGGACGTCGTCGGCGACTTCGGCGCCGACCCCACCGGCGCCGCGGACTCGACCGCCAAGATCCAGGCGGCCGTCGACGCGGGAAAGGCGCAGAACAAGGAGGTCTACATCCCCGAAGGCACCTTCCAGGTCCGCGACCACATCGTGGTGGACAAGGTGACCCTGCGGGGCGCGGGCCCCTGGTACAGCGTCCTCACCGGACGTGACCCCTCGGACCGCAGCAAGGCGGTCGGTGTCTACGGCAAGTACGCGGCGCAGGGCGGCAGCAGCGGCGTCACCCTCAAGGACTTCGCCATCATCGGCGACATCCGCGAGCGCGTCGACAACGACCAGGTCAACGCCATCGGCGGCGCACTGTCCGACTCCACCGTCGACAACGTCTGGATGCAGCACACCAAGTGCGGGGCCTGGATGGACGGCCCGATGGACCACCTCACCATCAAGAACAGCCGCATCCTCGACCAGACGGCCGACGGTGTGAACTTCCACCAAGGGGTCACGAACTCGACCGTCACCAACACCTTCGTCCGCAACACGGGCGACGACGGCCTGGCGATGTGGGCGGAGGCGAAGCCCAACGTCGCCGACAAGTTCACGTTCAACACCGTGATCCTGCCGATCCTGGCGAACAACATCGTCACGTACGGCGGCAAGGACATCGTCCTGTCGGACAACGTCATGTCCGACACCGTCACCAATGGCGGCGGCCTGCACATCGCCAACCGCTATCCGGGTGTCAACTCCGGTCAGGGTACGGCGGTTTCGGGCACGATCACCGCGGCGCGCAACACGCTGATCCGCGCGGGCAACAACGACTTCAACTGGCGCTTCGGCGTCGGCGCGATCTGGTTCAGCGGCCTCAACGAACCCGTCGACGCGACGCTGAACATCACCGACAGCGAAGTCCTCGACAGCTCCTACGCGGCGATCCACCTCATCGAGGGCGCTACCAACGGCCTGCACTTCAAGAACATCCGCATCGACGGGGCGGGCACGTACGCCCTGCAGATCCAGGCGCCGGGCACCGCCACCTTCGAGAACGTGACAGCCACCCACATCGCCCAGAGCAACCCCATCCACAACTGCGTGGGCAGCGGCTTCCAGATCACCCGCACCGGCACCAACTCCGGCTGGTACGCGGACCCGCCCGCCTGCACCGGCACGTGGCCCGACCCGGTGTGGACCAACGGTGGCGTGCCGCAGGGCGGCGGCGACCCGACCGATCCGCCCACCGATCCGCCGTCCGACCCGGGCAACCTCGCCAAGGGCCGCCCGGTCGCGGAATCCGGGCACGCCGACGTCTACAAGGCCACGAACGCGGTGGACGGTGACGCGGGCTCGTACTGGGAGAGCACGAACAACGCGTTCCCGCAGACGATCACCGTCGATCTGGGATCCGCCAAGGCGGTCAAGCGCCTCGTCCTGAAGCTGCCGCCCGCGGCGGCGTGGGCGACCCGCACACAGACGCTGAGCGTGTCCGGCAGCACGGACAACTCCACGTTCACGACGCTCAGGGCGTCCGCCGGCTACACCTTCAACCCGAACAGCGGCAACACGACGGAGGTCGCCCTGACCGGAACGCCGACCCGCTACCTACGGCTCACCTTCACCGACAACACCGGGTGGCCCGCCGCCCAGCTCTCCGAACTGGAGGCGTACACGGACCAATAG
- a CDS encoding ACT domain-containing protein, which produces MSGERDLRTLLSGMRPELNPGRYVFTTVDGAIPPGVTPVVTVAEREALTLVVPLEEADAAGLAHDYVAGWITLRVHSALEAVGLTAAVAQELAIAGLSCNVVAGFHHDHLFVPHERAEEAVALLQDLAHRSATT; this is translated from the coding sequence ATGAGTGGTGAGAGGGATCTGCGGACCCTGTTGAGCGGCATGCGGCCGGAGCTGAACCCCGGGCGCTACGTCTTCACCACCGTCGACGGCGCGATTCCGCCCGGCGTCACCCCGGTGGTGACCGTCGCCGAGCGGGAGGCCCTGACGCTGGTGGTCCCGCTGGAGGAGGCCGACGCGGCAGGTCTCGCCCACGACTACGTGGCGGGGTGGATCACCCTGCGCGTCCACTCGGCGCTGGAGGCCGTGGGCCTGACCGCGGCCGTCGCCCAGGAGCTCGCCATCGCGGGCCTGAGCTGCAACGTCGTGGCGGGGTTCCACCATGACCACCTCTTCGTCCCGCACGAGCGGGCGGAAGAGGCGGTGGCGCTGCTGCAAGACCTCGCGCACCGGTCGGCCACTACGTGA
- a CDS encoding ROK family transcriptional regulator: protein MDRRSRRTVSDLRRANRAAILQQLYFDGPTSRQALGPLTGLSSGSVSNVVAELAADGLVEEAGSLDSDGGRPRILLRVSPHSGNLIGIDVGETRVRVEVFDVTLTELARADIPLTGDGYDVAVVVEHIRSGIEQVLAEAGVPADGLLGIGIGVPGVVERIPESGAVVHCQTIGWDAVPLEALLRASSQLPSTVPYFIDNGAKTLGQAEMWFGAGRGARSAAIVLFGTGVGACLFADGRGRALEWGHLTVQAGGRTCRCGAPGCLEAYAGAESVLERWREAGGQPPRGVDEETQLTALLAAACPTDGTDPDPVAYEVMAKTAEYLGAGLSDLINLFQPERILIGGWAGLQFGSRFLDDVRKHSTKYALSYPAGRATIELGKLGPDAVTVGAATLPLEDFFARGGRRDAPAQEPAPPAWRTALEGRVLG, encoded by the coding sequence ATGGATCGGCGGAGCAGACGCACGGTGAGTGACCTGCGCAGAGCCAACCGAGCAGCGATACTGCAACAGTTGTATTTCGACGGCCCGACGAGCCGCCAGGCGCTCGGCCCGCTCACGGGACTGAGTTCAGGATCCGTCAGCAACGTGGTGGCCGAACTCGCCGCCGACGGGCTCGTGGAGGAGGCCGGCAGCCTGGACTCCGACGGCGGCCGGCCGCGCATCCTGCTCCGCGTCAGCCCGCACAGCGGCAACCTGATCGGCATCGACGTCGGCGAGACCCGCGTCCGCGTGGAGGTCTTCGACGTGACCCTCACCGAACTCGCCCGCGCCGACATCCCCTTGACGGGCGACGGGTACGACGTCGCCGTCGTCGTGGAACACATCCGCAGCGGCATCGAGCAGGTACTCGCCGAGGCCGGCGTACCGGCGGACGGCCTTCTCGGGATCGGGATCGGCGTTCCCGGTGTCGTCGAGCGGATCCCCGAGTCCGGGGCCGTCGTCCACTGCCAGACGATCGGCTGGGACGCGGTCCCGTTGGAGGCGCTGCTACGGGCTTCCTCCCAACTCCCGTCCACAGTCCCGTACTTCATCGACAACGGCGCCAAGACGCTAGGGCAGGCGGAGATGTGGTTCGGCGCCGGGCGCGGTGCGCGCAGCGCCGCGATCGTCCTCTTCGGCACCGGGGTCGGCGCCTGCCTTTTCGCCGATGGGAGGGGGCGGGCGCTGGAGTGGGGCCATCTGACGGTGCAGGCCGGCGGGCGGACGTGCCGGTGCGGCGCGCCGGGCTGCCTGGAGGCGTATGCGGGGGCCGAGTCCGTACTGGAACGGTGGCGCGAGGCCGGTGGGCAGCCGCCCCGAGGAGTCGACGAGGAGACCCAGTTGACGGCGCTGCTCGCCGCCGCGTGCCCGACGGACGGGACCGATCCCGACCCGGTGGCGTACGAGGTGATGGCGAAGACGGCCGAGTACCTGGGCGCCGGGCTGTCCGACCTGATCAACCTCTTCCAGCCGGAGCGCATCCTGATCGGCGGCTGGGCCGGGCTGCAGTTCGGCTCCCGCTTCCTCGACGACGTCCGGAAGCACAGTACGAAGTACGCCCTGTCCTACCCGGCCGGAAGGGCCACCATCGAACTGGGCAAGCTGGGCCCCGACGCGGTCACGGTCGGCGCGGCGACCCTTCCCCTGGAGGACTTCTTCGCCCGCGGCGGCCGCCGCGACGCCCCGGCCCAGGAGCCGGCACCGCCCGCCTGGCGCACGGCACTTGAGGGCCGCGTTCTCGGGTGA
- a CDS encoding ABC transporter substrate-binding protein, whose translation MQRIRALASSAVVVSLLAAATACGGGSSDEGSNESPKTLTYWASNQGPNVEADKKILQPELDKFEKQTGIKVKLEVVPWSDLLTRILTATTSGEGPDVLNIGNTWSSSLQATGALVPWDQKNFDKIGGKDRFVESALGSTGAQGKDPAAVPLYSMAYALYYNKAMFKEAGITEPPKTWDELTADGAKISKGGKWGLGAEGSNLSNNIHQVFVLAKQHGGDFFTADGKADFTNDAAVAAVKQYVDMMATNKIIAPGNAEYAKNQSLSDFSKGKTAMVLWQAAATTFKSQGMQDDEWGVAPVPVQSGAPGAGKATNSMVAGINLAVFKNTKSIDGSMKFVKFMTSDAEQKLLCKTYGSIPPVKAAQSDPAFDRPELKVLRETLATSATALPQVSDESQFETSVGTAVKNLFAQAANGKKLSTADVKAELTKAQQQMASQ comes from the coding sequence ATGCAAAGAATTCGAGCACTCGCCAGTAGCGCGGTCGTCGTCTCCCTGCTGGCCGCTGCGACCGCCTGCGGCGGGGGTTCATCCGACGAGGGATCGAACGAGTCGCCCAAGACCCTGACCTACTGGGCGTCCAACCAGGGGCCGAACGTCGAGGCGGACAAGAAGATCCTCCAGCCCGAACTCGACAAGTTCGAGAAGCAGACCGGCATCAAGGTCAAGCTGGAGGTCGTCCCCTGGTCCGACCTGCTCACCCGCATCCTCACGGCGACCACCTCGGGTGAGGGCCCCGACGTCCTCAACATCGGCAACACCTGGTCGTCCTCGCTCCAGGCGACCGGCGCCCTCGTCCCGTGGGACCAGAAGAACTTCGACAAGATCGGCGGCAAGGACCGCTTCGTGGAGTCGGCGCTCGGCTCGACCGGCGCGCAGGGCAAGGACCCGGCCGCCGTACCGCTCTACTCGATGGCGTACGCCCTGTACTACAACAAGGCGATGTTCAAGGAAGCCGGCATCACCGAGCCGCCGAAGACCTGGGACGAACTCACCGCGGACGGCGCGAAGATATCCAAGGGCGGCAAGTGGGGACTCGGCGCCGAGGGCTCCAACCTCTCCAACAACATCCACCAGGTGTTCGTCCTCGCCAAGCAGCACGGCGGCGACTTCTTCACCGCGGACGGCAAGGCCGACTTCACCAACGACGCGGCGGTCGCGGCCGTCAAGCAGTACGTCGACATGATGGCCACGAACAAGATCATCGCGCCCGGCAACGCCGAGTACGCGAAGAACCAGTCCCTCAGCGACTTCTCCAAGGGCAAGACCGCCATGGTCCTGTGGCAGGCCGCGGCCACCACGTTCAAGTCGCAGGGCATGCAGGACGACGAGTGGGGCGTCGCCCCGGTGCCGGTCCAGTCGGGTGCGCCCGGCGCGGGCAAGGCCACCAACTCGATGGTGGCGGGCATCAACCTCGCCGTCTTCAAGAACACGAAGAGCATCGACGGCTCCATGAAGTTCGTGAAGTTCATGACCAGCGACGCCGAGCAGAAGCTGCTCTGCAAGACCTACGGCTCCATCCCGCCGGTCAAGGCCGCCCAGAGCGACCCGGCGTTCGACCGGCCCGAGCTCAAGGTGCTGCGCGAGACCCTCGCGACCAGCGCCACCGCGCTGCCCCAGGTGTCGGACGAGTCCCAGTTCGAGACCTCGGTCGGCACCGCTGTCAAGAACCTCTTCGCCCAGGCGGCGAACGGCAAGAAGCTCTCCACGGCTGACGTCAAGGCCGAGCTGACCAAGGCTCAGCAGCAGATGGCCAGTCAGTGA
- a CDS encoding carbohydrate ABC transporter permease, whose translation MTTIVNSPKGDPAVREDTPGATRKPRRPGRIRRLGLPYLLLLPALLLEILVHLLPIAIGFFMAFKELTQFYLRDWGAAPWAGLGNFDVAVDFNAPVGKALLHSFWITCVFTLMSVGLCWLLGTAAAVFMQETFTGRGFLRTLFLVPYALPVYAAVITWAFMFQRDNGLVNHVLHDQLGLTGGHPFWLIGDNSFFALLTVSVWKGWPFAFLIVMAGLQNIPKELYEAAAMDGAGIWQQIRRITIPSLRPVNQVLVLVLFLWTFNDFNTPFVLFGRAAPEAADLISVHIYQSSFATWNFGTGAAMSVLLLLFLLLVTGIYLVLTSRGRKVSRG comes from the coding sequence ATGACCACCATCGTGAACTCCCCGAAGGGGGATCCGGCGGTGCGTGAGGACACACCCGGGGCGACGCGCAAGCCGCGCCGCCCCGGGCGCATCCGCCGCCTGGGACTTCCGTACCTGCTGCTGCTCCCCGCGCTGCTGCTCGAGATCCTCGTCCACCTGCTGCCGATCGCCATCGGCTTCTTCATGGCGTTCAAGGAACTGACCCAGTTCTATCTGCGGGACTGGGGCGCGGCTCCCTGGGCCGGCCTCGGCAACTTCGACGTGGCCGTCGACTTCAACGCACCCGTCGGCAAGGCCCTGCTCCACTCGTTCTGGATCACCTGCGTCTTCACGCTCATGTCGGTCGGCCTGTGCTGGCTCCTCGGCACGGCGGCGGCCGTCTTCATGCAGGAGACGTTCACCGGCCGCGGCTTCCTGCGCACCCTGTTCCTGGTGCCGTACGCACTGCCCGTCTACGCGGCCGTGATCACCTGGGCGTTCATGTTCCAAAGGGACAACGGCCTGGTCAACCACGTGCTCCACGACCAGCTCGGCCTCACCGGCGGGCATCCCTTCTGGCTCATCGGCGACAACAGCTTCTTCGCGCTGCTGACCGTCTCGGTCTGGAAGGGCTGGCCGTTCGCCTTCCTGATCGTGATGGCCGGGCTCCAGAACATCCCCAAGGAGCTCTACGAGGCCGCAGCCATGGACGGCGCGGGCATCTGGCAGCAGATCCGGCGCATCACGATTCCCTCGCTGCGCCCGGTCAACCAGGTGCTCGTACTCGTCCTGTTCCTGTGGACGTTCAACGACTTCAACACACCCTTCGTGCTGTTCGGCAGGGCGGCGCCCGAGGCGGCCGACCTCATCTCCGTGCACATCTACCAGTCGTCCTTCGCCACCTGGAACTTCGGCACCGGCGCGGCCATGTCCGTACTCCTGCTGCTGTTCCTGCTCCTGGTGACGGGGATCTACCTGGTGCTCACCTCACGAGGGAGGAAGGTCTCCCGTGGCTAG
- a CDS encoding carbohydrate ABC transporter permease codes for MASPRSFIWSRRIFLTLLTGFVLLPVYVMISSSLKPLEDVSGKFRWMPSGLTIRPYFDIWKTVPLAKYFLNSLIVAGAATVCSVVIAVFAAYAVSRYQFRGKRVFTVTVLSTQMFPGILFLLPLFLIYVNIGQSTGIALFGSRGGLILTYLTFSLPFSIWMLIGYFESVPRDLDEAAMVDGCGPLKALFRVVVPAAIPGIVAVAVYAFMTAWGEVLFASVLTTDTTRTLAVGLQNYSTQNDVYWNQIMAASLVVSIPVVAGFLLLQRYLVAGLTAGAVK; via the coding sequence ATGGCGTCCCCGCGCTCCTTCATCTGGTCCCGCAGGATCTTCCTGACCCTGCTCACGGGCTTCGTCCTGCTGCCCGTCTACGTCATGATCTCCAGCTCGCTCAAACCGCTGGAGGACGTATCGGGCAAGTTCCGCTGGATGCCCAGCGGGCTCACCATCCGGCCCTACTTCGACATCTGGAAGACCGTCCCGCTGGCGAAGTACTTCCTGAACTCGCTGATCGTGGCCGGTGCGGCCACGGTCTGCTCGGTCGTGATCGCCGTCTTCGCCGCCTACGCGGTCAGCCGCTACCAGTTCCGCGGCAAGCGCGTCTTCACGGTGACGGTCCTGTCGACGCAGATGTTCCCCGGCATCCTCTTCCTGCTGCCGCTGTTCCTCATCTACGTCAACATCGGCCAGTCCACCGGGATCGCCCTGTTCGGCTCACGCGGCGGACTGATCCTCACCTATCTCACCTTCTCCCTGCCCTTCTCGATCTGGATGCTCATCGGGTACTTCGAATCGGTCCCCAGGGACCTGGACGAGGCCGCGATGGTGGACGGCTGCGGACCGCTCAAGGCGCTGTTCCGCGTCGTCGTCCCGGCGGCGATCCCCGGCATCGTCGCGGTCGCCGTGTACGCGTTCATGACCGCCTGGGGAGAAGTGCTCTTCGCCTCCGTCCTGACGACGGACACCACCCGCACCCTCGCGGTCGGCCTCCAGAACTACTCCACCCAGAACGACGTGTACTGGAACCAGATCATGGCCGCCTCACTCGTCGTGAGCATCCCCGTGGTCGCCGGATTCCTGCTGCTCCAGCGCTACCTCGTCGCCGGTCTGACCGCCGGGGCCGTGAAGTGA
- a CDS encoding GH1 family beta-glucosidase: MSKPIDFAALPKDFAWGTATSAYQIEGAVAEDGRAPSIWDTFSHTPGKVAGDDHGDVACDHYHRWREDIALMKQLGTNAYRLSLAWPRIVPGGDGPVNAKGLDFYDQLIDGLLEAGIEPSVTLYHWDLPQTLQDRGGWPERDTAQHFADYATVVAERFGDRVTQWATLNEPLCSAWIGHLEGRMAPGVTDLTAAVRASYHLLLGHGLATQAIRAAAPDARIGIVNNLSTVQAATDRPEDAAAAHRMDGHTNRWWLDPVHGRGFPADMRDVYGVELPEQTGDLETIAVPLDWLGLNYYMPAVVADDPTGPAPHAREVRRLGVPRTGMDWEIDASGIETLLLRLTHEYGARKLYVTENGSAFPDVVRPDGSVDDPGRTEYLEGHLAACASAARKGAPLAGYYAWSLLDNFEWAYGYDKRFGLVHVDYKTQRRTIKGSGHRYADIVRRHRQGRGLRGNAA; the protein is encoded by the coding sequence GTGTCCAAGCCCATCGACTTCGCCGCTCTCCCGAAGGACTTCGCCTGGGGCACGGCCACCTCCGCCTACCAGATCGAGGGAGCCGTCGCCGAGGACGGCCGCGCCCCCTCGATCTGGGACACCTTCTCGCACACCCCCGGCAAGGTCGCAGGCGACGACCACGGGGACGTGGCCTGCGACCACTACCACCGCTGGCGCGAGGACATCGCGCTGATGAAGCAGCTCGGCACCAACGCCTACCGGCTCTCGCTGGCGTGGCCGCGGATCGTGCCCGGCGGCGACGGCCCCGTCAACGCCAAGGGCCTCGACTTCTACGATCAGTTGATCGACGGCCTCCTCGAAGCCGGCATCGAGCCGTCCGTCACCCTCTACCACTGGGACCTCCCGCAGACCCTCCAGGACCGGGGCGGCTGGCCCGAGCGCGACACGGCGCAGCACTTCGCCGACTACGCCACCGTCGTCGCCGAGCGATTCGGCGACCGCGTCACCCAGTGGGCCACCCTCAACGAACCTCTGTGCTCGGCCTGGATCGGCCACCTCGAAGGCCGCATGGCCCCCGGCGTCACCGACCTCACCGCCGCTGTCCGCGCCTCCTACCACCTGCTGCTCGGCCACGGCCTCGCCACCCAGGCGATCCGCGCCGCGGCACCCGACGCGCGCATCGGCATCGTCAACAACCTGTCCACCGTCCAGGCCGCCACCGACCGCCCCGAGGACGCCGCAGCGGCCCACCGCATGGACGGCCACACCAACCGCTGGTGGCTCGACCCCGTCCACGGCCGCGGCTTCCCCGCCGACATGCGCGACGTCTACGGGGTCGAACTCCCCGAACAAACGGGGGACTTGGAGACAATCGCCGTCCCGCTCGACTGGCTCGGCCTGAACTACTACATGCCGGCCGTCGTCGCCGACGACCCCACAGGACCCGCCCCGCACGCCCGCGAGGTGCGCCGCCTCGGCGTCCCGCGCACCGGCATGGACTGGGAGATCGACGCGAGCGGCATCGAGACCCTGCTCCTGCGCCTCACCCACGAGTACGGCGCCCGCAAGCTCTACGTCACCGAGAACGGCTCGGCCTTCCCCGATGTCGTACGGCCCGACGGATCCGTCGACGACCCCGGACGCACTGAGTACCTGGAGGGCCACCTCGCGGCCTGCGCCTCCGCCGCCCGCAAGGGGGCACCGCTCGCGGGTTACTACGCCTGGTCCCTCCTGGACAACTTCGAGTGGGCCTACGGCTACGACAAGCGCTTCGGCCTCGTCCACGTCGACTACAAGACGCAGCGACGCACCATCAAGGGCAGCGGCCACCGCTACGCGGACATCGTCCGCAGGCACCGGCAGGGGAGGGGACTCAGGGGCAACGCGGCCTGA
- a CDS encoding molybdopterin-dependent oxidoreductase: MSGAGENRNFWGRRAARRRALLGALSGLLACYAALAAAELAAAVTRPQASPVVAVGGAAIDRTPTPVKDWAIRNFGTSDKLVLQLGIVAVLALLAVVLGLVATRHRRAGSAGVLIFGVIGALAATTRPDSTSMADAVPSVVGALVGAWLLYALTGRARTTLTEEPPEGSTEPGWDRRGFITLATTAAVVSTAAGLLSRASRGTQDENAVGSRNGVKLPVPASPGKPTPAGAQLAIPGIGAFTTPNKDFYRVDTALVVPMVDAMKWRLRIHGKGVTRPVTLTFDDLLRRPLIERAITLTCVSNEVGGALIGNARWIGARLADVLAENGVRPPSKGGPADQLVARSVDGMTIGSPVEDIMDGRDAMLALGMNGQPLPFAHGFPVRMLVPGLYGYVSACKWIEDIELTTFADYDAYWVKRSWAQQAPIKTESRIDTPKPFVNRKAGTVMVAGVAWAQRRGIEKVEVRVDDGPWERATLAAEDTRDTWRQWSYPWQATSGGHRLTVRATDGTGRTQTAQRADPVPDGASGYHSIQVEIG; this comes from the coding sequence ATTTCTGGAGCGGGCGAGAACCGGAATTTCTGGGGGCGGCGCGCTGCACGGCGGCGCGCACTCCTCGGCGCGCTGAGCGGACTGCTGGCCTGTTACGCGGCCCTGGCCGCCGCCGAACTGGCGGCGGCCGTCACCCGTCCCCAGGCGAGCCCTGTGGTGGCGGTGGGAGGCGCGGCGATCGACCGCACGCCGACCCCTGTCAAGGACTGGGCGATCCGGAATTTCGGCACGAGTGACAAGCTCGTTCTGCAGCTCGGCATCGTCGCCGTGCTGGCCCTCCTCGCGGTGGTCCTGGGCCTCGTCGCCACCCGCCACCGCCGCGCCGGATCGGCCGGCGTCCTGATCTTCGGCGTGATCGGCGCACTCGCGGCCACCACTCGCCCCGACTCCACGAGCATGGCCGACGCCGTGCCGTCCGTCGTCGGCGCACTGGTGGGTGCCTGGCTCCTGTACGCGCTCACCGGCCGGGCGCGGACCACGCTGACCGAGGAGCCACCCGAGGGCAGCACCGAACCCGGATGGGACCGGCGAGGGTTCATCACACTCGCGACGACCGCCGCCGTCGTCTCCACCGCCGCCGGACTGCTGTCCCGGGCCTCGCGCGGCACGCAGGACGAGAACGCCGTGGGCTCACGCAACGGCGTCAAGCTGCCCGTTCCGGCGTCACCGGGCAAACCCACGCCGGCGGGCGCCCAGTTGGCGATCCCCGGCATCGGCGCGTTCACCACACCGAACAAGGACTTCTACCGGGTCGACACCGCGCTGGTGGTCCCCATGGTGGACGCCATGAAATGGCGGCTGCGGATCCACGGCAAGGGTGTCACCCGTCCCGTCACCCTGACCTTCGACGACCTGCTGCGAAGGCCGCTCATCGAGCGCGCCATCACCCTCACCTGCGTATCGAACGAGGTCGGCGGCGCCCTGATCGGCAACGCCCGCTGGATCGGCGCACGCCTCGCCGACGTGCTCGCCGAGAACGGAGTCAGGCCCCCGTCGAAGGGCGGCCCCGCGGACCAGCTGGTCGCCCGCTCCGTCGACGGCATGACGATCGGCAGTCCGGTCGAGGACATCATGGACGGGCGCGACGCGATGCTGGCTCTGGGGATGAACGGTCAGCCCCTGCCGTTCGCCCACGGCTTCCCCGTGCGCATGCTCGTCCCGGGTCTGTACGGCTACGTGTCGGCCTGCAAGTGGATCGAGGACATCGAGCTCACCACCTTCGCCGACTACGACGCGTACTGGGTGAAGCGGAGCTGGGCCCAGCAGGCGCCCATCAAGACGGAGTCCCGCATCGACACCCCCAAGCCCTTCGTGAACCGCAAGGCCGGCACGGTCATGGTCGCCGGGGTGGCCTGGGCGCAGCGTCGCGGGATCGAAAAGGTCGAGGTCCGCGTCGACGACGGGCCGTGGGAGCGGGCCACGCTCGCGGCGGAGGACACCCGCGACACCTGGCGCCAGTGGTCCTATCCCTGGCAGGCGACCTCGGGAGGGCATCGCCTGACGGTCCGCGCGACCGATGGCACGGGCCGGACACAGACGGCGCAGCGCGCCGACCCCGTACCGGACGGGGCAAGCGGATACCACTCGATTCAGGTGGAGATCGGCTGA